One genomic window of Clostridioides sp. ES-S-0054-01 includes the following:
- a CDS encoding nitrogenase component 1: MEIYKYFPNPSDRMGIIFTVSSINEACVIEFGPSGTTHYAIEAIGSLNGEDKAKIYSTHMSESDVTFGNYDRLEKAIIEIDNNIKPKYIFVMASSVSSIIGTDIIGICNILRESVNCRLIPITTGGLRDDYNQGVEEFLYILAKEVVKESSEKLDSFNIVGCTIDQFNFLADCEEIKRMMKVFFKKEVNVTFTSYTSIDEIETASKSSLNIVLRKEGIKAATFMKDKYNIPYVYKKPYGIKNTEEFISEIQKVTTWDLDKNTYEAEISNIKRYMFNIKRKFYFYKGSKKCAVFGDYDTTLGFRDLLEELGLEIDRVNVLHNIDCNDKSVYIGNDELDRSEYLKENELLALFGDGASIDMKHNSKLDMQISNPNLKSVNIYPYTPFVGLRGILYVIEKILNIQY, from the coding sequence ATGGAAATATATAAATATTTTCCAAATCCTTCTGACAGAATGGGAATAATATTTACAGTATCATCAATAAATGAAGCCTGTGTTATAGAGTTTGGACCATCAGGCACAACTCATTATGCTATAGAAGCAATTGGAAGCTTAAATGGAGAAGATAAGGCTAAAATTTATTCAACACATATGAGTGAAAGTGATGTTACTTTTGGAAATTATGATAGACTGGAGAAAGCTATAATTGAAATAGATAATAATATTAAACCAAAGTATATTTTTGTAATGGCTTCATCTGTATCTTCAATTATAGGGACAGATATAATTGGGATATGTAATATTTTAAGGGAATCTGTAAACTGTAGACTAATTCCAATTACAACAGGTGGGTTGAGAGATGACTATAACCAAGGAGTGGAAGAGTTTCTTTATATATTGGCAAAGGAAGTAGTCAAAGAAAGTAGTGAAAAATTGGATAGTTTTAATATAGTTGGATGTACTATAGACCAATTTAATTTTTTAGCAGATTGCGAAGAAATTAAAAGAATGATGAAAGTTTTTTTTAAAAAAGAAGTAAATGTAACCTTTACATCATATACATCAATAGATGAGATAGAAACTGCGTCTAAATCAAGTTTAAATATAGTACTTAGAAAAGAAGGTATAAAAGCAGCAACTTTTATGAAAGATAAATATAATATACCTTATGTATACAAGAAACCTTATGGAATAAAAAATACTGAAGAATTTATAAGTGAAATACAAAAAGTAACTACATGGGATTTAGATAAAAATACCTATGAGGCTGAAATATCTAATATAAAAAGGTATATGTTTAATATAAAAAGAAAGTTTTATTTTTATAAAGGAAGTAAAAAATGTGCTGTGTTTGGAGATTATGATACCACATTAGGGTTTAGAGACTTATTAGAGGAGTTAGGTCTTGAAATTGATAGGGTTAATGTATTACATAATATAGATTGTAATGACAAATCTGTGTATATTGGGAACGATGAACTGGATAGAAGCGAATATTTAAAAGAGAATGAATTATTAGCACTATTTGGAGATGGTGCTAGCATCGATATGAAACATAATTCAAAGTTAGATATGCAGATAAGTAATCCAAACCTAAAAAGTGTAAATATATATCCATATACTCCTTTTGTAGGATTAAGAGGAATTCTTTATGTAATTGAAAAAATACTAAATATACAGTATTAA
- a CDS encoding oxalate:formate antiporter, whose amino-acid sequence MYTLDVLNRLKDIDCDKDIKSLSYAVFPGTHCPLFGVVLTASYIKNMALVIVGTNECTYYSKNFAYHRQFGKDSVYSVVLKDKDIVFGAEKKVVEAVKYISEIDEFDAIMIVTTCVPELIGEDYNALSNELEDMIGIPVLTVNTEHYTCNSHILGMTRALKSLSSVMESYKNKDGVNILGHRQENVEDTELVKLLVKKDIKINCVIPSKCTIKDIKNASSAKLNIVTDMIALDLAEDMKNKFGIEYVYFDKNMKESIIIENYNKLCKILDIDIQDELSKQRQRYNSLLSECRYLLEGKKLIYGNTPMMAFETVDFLTELGLVPEFIQVRELYEQDSLFKDNIIKKGYNPYVSRIANIAPLRSLYENINADIYIGHENPMLLREKGLMQITLDEHAQKIGFELPIGIMKTLIKLFDVEKSARKEVI is encoded by the coding sequence ATGTATACTTTAGATGTATTAAATAGATTAAAAGATATAGATTGTGATAAAGATATAAAGTCTTTATCATATGCTGTATTTCCAGGAACACATTGTCCATTGTTTGGAGTTGTATTGACTGCATCATATATAAAAAATATGGCTCTTGTAATAGTAGGAACGAATGAATGTACTTACTATAGTAAAAACTTTGCATATCATAGGCAATTTGGCAAGGATAGTGTTTATTCAGTAGTACTAAAAGATAAGGACATAGTTTTTGGTGCAGAAAAAAAAGTGGTAGAAGCTGTAAAGTATATTTCAGAAATTGATGAATTTGATGCAATAATGATAGTAACTACATGTGTACCAGAATTAATAGGCGAAGATTATAATGCTTTGTCTAATGAATTGGAAGATATGATTGGAATACCTGTTTTGACAGTTAACACAGAGCATTATACTTGTAATTCTCATATACTTGGGATGACTAGAGCTTTAAAGAGTCTATCATCAGTTATGGAGAGTTATAAAAATAAAGATGGAGTCAATATATTAGGTCATAGACAAGAAAATGTAGAGGATACAGAACTTGTAAAATTGCTCGTAAAAAAAGATATAAAAATAAACTGTGTAATCCCATCTAAGTGTACTATAAAAGACATTAAAAATGCATCTAGTGCTAAATTAAACATAGTGACAGATATGATAGCTTTGGATTTAGCAGAAGATATGAAAAATAAGTTTGGGATAGAGTATGTATATTTTGATAAAAATATGAAAGAATCAATTATAATAGAAAATTATAATAAACTTTGTAAAATTTTAGACATAGATATACAAGATGAATTATCAAAGCAGAGACAGAGATACAATTCATTATTGAGTGAATGTAGATATCTGTTGGAGGGTAAAAAATTGATTTATGGGAATACACCAATGATGGCATTTGAAACAGTCGATTTTTTAACTGAATTAGGACTGGTTCCAGAATTTATCCAAGTGAGAGAACTTTATGAACAAGATAGTTTATTTAAAGATAATATAATAAAAAAAGGATACAATCCATATGTAAGTAGAATTGCAAATATAGCTCCACTTAGAAGTTTGTATGAAAATATAAATGCAGATATTTATATAGGACATGAAAATCCAATGTTATTAAGAGAGAAAGGGCTTATGCAAATAACATTAGATGAACATGCACAAAAAATAGGTTTTGAGCTTCCAATAGGAATAATGAAAACCTTAATTAAATTATTTGATGTAGAGAAATCTGCAAGAAAGGAAGTAATCTAA
- a CDS encoding cobalamin-dependent protein (Presence of a B(12) (cobalamin)-binding domain implies dependence on cobalamin itself, in one of its several forms, or in some unusual lineages, dependence on a cobalamin-like analog.): MDILDDIAECILNMGVDNIENLVKIAIDKNIDVEDIYEYGLNKGMIGALDKFENKEYYLSEVIVCTDALNKGINLLKGTGKVKKKSKGVILMSVVEGDTHEIGKNIVKVMVEATGYKVIDLGVNRKSEDIIEEAIKNNVDIIGLSSMMTTTMENMKSVIDELNRINIDKRPKVIIGGGPVSMEFAEEIGADGYSSNAPKAVKLINKLIGGEV, encoded by the coding sequence ATGGACATACTTGATGATATAGCAGAATGTATATTAAATATGGGTGTAGACAATATAGAAAATTTAGTAAAAATTGCTATAGATAAAAATATTGATGTGGAAGATATTTATGAATATGGTTTAAATAAAGGTATGATAGGAGCTTTAGATAAATTTGAGAATAAAGAATACTATCTTTCAGAAGTTATAGTATGTACAGACGCATTAAATAAAGGGATTAATCTTTTGAAAGGAACTGGAAAAGTAAAGAAAAAATCAAAGGGAGTAATTCTAATGTCTGTAGTAGAAGGAGATACTCATGAGATAGGAAAAAATATTGTAAAGGTAATGGTGGAAGCCACTGGATATAAGGTTATTGACTTAGGTGTAAATAGAAAAAGTGAAGATATAATAGAAGAAGCTATAAAAAACAATGTGGATATAATAGGCTTATCTTCAATGATGACAACAACGATGGAAAATATGAAATCAGTTATAGACGAGCTTAATAGGATTAATATAGATAAAAGACCAAAAGTAATAATTGGTGGTGGTCCTGTAAGTATGGAGTTTGCAGAAGAAATAGGAGCAGATGGATATAGCTCAAATGCTCCAAAAGCAGTAAAATTAATAAACAAACTTATAGGAGGTGAAGTTTAA
- a CDS encoding AAA family ATPase, with protein MKKIAIYGKGGIGKSTTTSNLSAALSHLGYKVMQIGCDPKSDSTKNLMKGKFIPTVLDVMKEKKEELELDDIVFEGYKGVLCIEAGGPTPGVGCAGRGIIAAFEKLEELKAFEIYNPDVVIYDVLGDVVCGGFSMPIRNGFAKDVYIVTSGEMMSMYAASNISLAVEQFKNRGYASLKGLILNAKNVENERELVDKLADEIKSEVFHYIPRNKIVQQSENNGRTVIEEDKNNEMSEVYIELANKIMQNN; from the coding sequence ATGAAAAAAATAGCTATTTATGGGAAAGGAGGAATTGGAAAATCAACAACAACTTCCAATTTATCGGCAGCACTTTCTCATTTAGGATATAAGGTAATGCAGATAGGGTGTGACCCAAAATCTGATTCCACAAAAAACTTAATGAAAGGAAAATTTATACCAACAGTTCTTGATGTAATGAAAGAAAAAAAGGAAGAACTAGAGCTTGATGATATAGTGTTTGAAGGTTATAAGGGAGTGTTATGTATTGAAGCTGGAGGGCCAACTCCGGGTGTAGGTTGTGCAGGAAGAGGTATAATAGCAGCTTTTGAAAAATTGGAAGAATTAAAAGCATTTGAAATATATAATCCAGATGTAGTAATTTATGATGTTCTAGGAGACGTTGTTTGTGGAGGTTTCTCAATGCCAATAAGAAATGGATTTGCAAAGGACGTGTACATAGTAACTTCTGGAGAAATGATGTCAATGTACGCTGCAAGTAATATATCTTTGGCTGTAGAACAATTTAAAAATAGGGGATATGCTTCTTTAAAAGGTCTTATATTAAATGCAAAAAACGTTGAAAATGAAAGGGAATTAGTTGACAAATTGGCTGATGAAATAAAAAGTGAAGTTTTTCATTACATACCAAGAAATAAAATTGTACAGCAGTCTGAGAATAATGGACGAACTGTTATAGAAGAAGATAAAAACAATGAAATGTCAGAAGTATATATAGAACTTGCAAATAAAATTATGCAAAATAACTAA
- a CDS encoding ABC transporter ATP-binding protein, whose product MFNVKNIKIGYEDKIIIDNLSVSIKKSEVVSILGPNGSGKSTLLKSLSRILKIRQGDIYIGKKNMKVMSNKEISRQVALLAQHNVSLRDIKVKDLIYYGRIPHKGFFEGKNKNDDEIVTWAMRNTGLETYKDKLVSNLSGGERQRVWLAMALCQKPDILLLDEPTTYLDISHQLELMELIRDINKKFKMTIIMVLHDINQASKYSDRLIIMNNGSIVADGHPNRVISEKIIKEVYKVKCDIDIDPISKKPRIHPIMLCRRTSSI is encoded by the coding sequence ATGTTCAATGTAAAAAATATTAAGATAGGTTATGAAGATAAGATTATCATAGACAACTTAAGTGTAAGTATTAAAAAAAGTGAAGTAGTATCTATATTAGGACCAAATGGTTCAGGAAAGTCTACACTTCTTAAATCATTGTCTAGAATTCTAAAAATCAGACAAGGTGACATATACATTGGTAAAAAAAATATGAAAGTTATGAGTAATAAAGAGATTTCAAGGCAAGTGGCATTATTAGCTCAACACAATGTATCTTTAAGAGATATAAAGGTAAAAGACTTAATATATTATGGAAGAATACCACATAAAGGTTTTTTTGAAGGCAAAAATAAGAATGATGATGAGATAGTGACTTGGGCAATGAGAAATACAGGTCTTGAAACGTATAAAGATAAGTTGGTGAGTAATCTATCTGGAGGTGAAAGACAAAGAGTATGGTTGGCAATGGCTCTTTGCCAAAAACCAGATATACTTTTACTAGATGAACCAACAACATATCTAGATATATCACATCAATTGGAACTTATGGAGCTTATAAGAGATATAAATAAAAAATTTAAAATGACTATAATTATGGTTTTACATGATATAAATCAAGCTAGTAAATACAGTGATAGACTTATTATTATGAATAATGGTTCTATAGTAGCAGATGGGCATCCAAATAGGGTAATAAGTGAAAAAATAATAAAAGAAGTTTACAAAGTGAAATGTGATATAGATATAGACCCAATTAGTAAAAAGCCTAGGATTCACCCAATAATGTTATGTAGAAGAACTAGTAGTATATGA
- a CDS encoding Mrp/NBP35 family ATP-binding protein, producing MADCNSCPSKGNCNSQSNCSIENNPNNKFGKIIGVMSGKGGVGKSTVTALLANKLNKMGYKVGILDSDITGPSIPRLMGVKNVKAYSDGSYIYPVENSNNIKVMSINLMIDDENEPVVWRGPLLGGVVKQFYTDVLWEELDYLLIDMPPGTGDVALTVMQSIPISGIVMVSVPQDLVSMIVSKAVNMAKKMNINVLGVIENMSYIQCPDCSKKIKLFEGESTEKFLDDLDLELLGELPMTKEIIDITHNGVTEISDDLDSILTNVVEKIK from the coding sequence ATGGCAGATTGTAATTCATGTCCATCAAAGGGAAATTGTAATAGTCAATCAAATTGTTCTATTGAAAATAACCCTAACAATAAATTTGGAAAAATAATTGGTGTTATGAGTGGGAAAGGTGGAGTTGGAAAATCAACTGTAACTGCTTTACTTGCTAATAAACTAAACAAAATGGGATATAAGGTTGGTATATTAGATTCAGATATAACTGGACCAAGTATTCCTAGACTTATGGGTGTAAAAAATGTAAAAGCTTATTCTGATGGCTCTTATATTTATCCTGTAGAAAACTCAAACAACATAAAAGTAATGTCTATAAACCTTATGATAGATGATGAAAATGAACCTGTTGTTTGGAGAGGACCTTTACTTGGAGGAGTTGTAAAGCAATTTTATACTGATGTACTTTGGGAAGAATTGGACTATTTATTAATAGATATGCCTCCTGGTACTGGTGATGTTGCATTAACAGTTATGCAATCCATACCTATAAGTGGAATAGTTATGGTTTCAGTACCTCAAGATTTAGTATCTATGATTGTATCAAAAGCTGTTAATATGGCTAAAAAAATGAACATAAATGTTCTTGGAGTTATTGAAAATATGAGTTATATCCAATGCCCTGATTGTTCTAAAAAAATCAAGTTATTTGAAGGAGAATCTACTGAAAAGTTTTTAGATGATTTAGACTTAGAGCTTTTAGGAGAGCTTCCTATGACTAAAGAAATTATAGATATTACTCATAATGGAGTTACAGAAATTAGCGACGATTTAGATTCAATATTGACTAATGTAGTTGAAAAAATTAAATAA
- a CDS encoding AraC family transcriptional regulator, producing MKDFKDDMKLIVNDFFDCCNIPTKVFSKDLKEICSIGYDTTLEIYFSSLNIFNNINSTDFISNKNLSYIILSFCDDLHFLVMPIHKFDVSSGYFIVGPFKSCINNDIEFSNIPLKPLSCLDYISNLLSEICQDKMKHKPALSFYVKKTIDYIHKNYSEDITVSDICNDLQLNKSYFCSLFKKESGYTFTNFLNKVRVEKSKKYLLEKDLSILDVAVLVGFNSQNYYSMVFKKFNNLTPIEYKNIYN from the coding sequence TTGAAAGATTTTAAAGATGATATGAAACTCATCGTCAACGATTTTTTTGACTGTTGTAATATTCCAACAAAGGTATTTAGTAAGGATTTAAAAGAGATTTGCAGTATTGGATATGACACTACTTTAGAAATATATTTCTCAAGTTTAAATATATTTAACAATATAAACAGTACAGATTTTATATCTAATAAAAATCTATCCTATATAATATTAAGTTTTTGTGATGACCTACATTTTTTAGTTATGCCTATACATAAGTTTGATGTCTCAAGTGGTTACTTCATTGTAGGTCCTTTTAAATCATGTATAAATAATGATATAGAATTTTCTAATATACCACTTAAGCCCTTATCATGTTTAGATTACATATCAAATCTTTTATCAGAAATATGCCAGGATAAAATGAAACATAAGCCAGCTCTTAGTTTTTATGTAAAGAAAACTATAGATTATATTCATAAAAACTACTCAGAAGATATAACAGTAAGCGACATATGTAATGACCTACAACTTAATAAAAGCTATTTTTGTTCTCTGTTTAAGAAAGAAAGTGGATATACTTTTACTAATTTTTTAAATAAAGTTAGAGTTGAAAAAAGTAAAAAATATCTATTAGAAAAAGATTTATCTATTTTAGATGTTGCTGTACTAGTTGGATTCAATAGTCAAAATTACTATAGCATGGTTTTTAAAAAGTTTAATAACCTTACACCAATTGAATATAAGAATATTTATAACTAA
- a CDS encoding ABC transporter substrate-binding protein — translation MKLKKLCSVFLFSSLILTGCSKPSDGEVKKTNNNVNVVSATVAATQVLDKLDATLVGIPTTKSDLPEKYKNLPEVGQAMNPDLEIVASLKPDVFIVDSMFKENVEKSMKEYNLDTFYFETGTYTKFLKSIENLGEKINKQSEAKKLIDELEGVEQSVAEKAKKQDKKPKVAILFGGGNNFMLATKSSYLGDLVKTVGAENIADNLTDNVESDYIQFSLEQILKENPDYILRFAHGNIEETKKAFDDSFDKNPVWATLDAVKNGKVIDLDSSIFNVSANIHVKDSINKLGDILYGDK, via the coding sequence ATGAAATTAAAAAAGTTATGTTCCGTATTTTTGTTTAGCTCATTAATATTAACAGGATGCTCAAAGCCATCAGATGGTGAGGTTAAAAAGACAAATAATAACGTAAATGTGGTTTCAGCTACAGTGGCAGCTACACAAGTATTAGATAAATTGGATGCTACATTGGTAGGAATACCAACTACTAAATCTGATTTACCAGAAAAATATAAAAACTTACCAGAAGTAGGTCAGGCTATGAATCCAGACCTAGAGATTGTAGCATCTCTAAAACCAGATGTATTTATAGTTGATAGTATGTTTAAAGAAAATGTTGAAAAAAGTATGAAAGAATATAACCTAGATACTTTTTATTTTGAGACTGGTACATATACAAAATTCCTTAAAAGTATAGAGAATTTAGGTGAAAAAATAAATAAACAGAGTGAAGCAAAAAAACTTATAGATGAATTAGAGGGAGTAGAACAATCTGTAGCAGAAAAGGCAAAGAAACAAGATAAAAAGCCAAAAGTGGCAATCTTATTTGGTGGTGGAAATAATTTTATGCTAGCTACAAAAAGTTCATATCTTGGAGATTTAGTAAAAACAGTAGGTGCTGAAAATATAGCTGATAACCTAACAGATAATGTGGAATCAGATTATATACAATTTAGTTTAGAACAAATTTTGAAAGAAAATCCAGATTATATACTTAGATTTGCACATGGAAATATTGAAGAGACTAAAAAAGCATTTGATGATTCTTTTGATAAAAACCCTGTATGGGCTACATTAGATGCAGTAAAAAATGGGAAAGTTATAGATTTAGATTCAAGTATATTTAATGTATCTGCAAATATACATGTTAAAGATTCAATAAATAAATTGGGAGATATCTTGTATGGAGATAAATAA
- a CDS encoding GNAT family N-acetyltransferase has protein sequence MESIPRSAKVEEFDKVIELINYVFRISRNHKPTMMEEFPILLNKNNIENMIIISEDDKVVSDVNYLIQDVSIQGSRVKVAAIGGVCTHPDYEKRGYSSKILDKVEEKMFYDGVDIVIISGTRSLYSRRNCSLIKSFYQYTIKPEDVKIPYEIVEFDETNFEKDDDLDKMIELYNQNSTRFIRTRDEFQKLLHAATIAWGPIDYKKIFIKENNDVIGYLIIRTIKKEDSIVGEVAEIGLNSVNVENVLKYVTNKFGLEYLNYKVHVRNLKDQLKCNRTKSLDYQQGTMKIINFTKLCDSLRSYFNQYVDSKLLKYMEFKQVENKYIIKYKEEELVIESLDKLNKLFFEKNEEQYNEFKHLKNIHEFATKAFPVDFPWTANLNYQ, from the coding sequence ATGGAATCAATACCAAGAAGTGCAAAAGTAGAAGAATTTGATAAAGTAATAGAATTAATAAACTATGTATTTAGGATATCGAGAAATCATAAACCAACTATGATGGAGGAATTTCCTATTTTACTAAATAAAAATAATATAGAAAATATGATTATAATATCAGAAGATGATAAAGTGGTTTCTGATGTAAATTATCTAATTCAAGATGTATCTATTCAAGGAAGTAGGGTGAAGGTTGCAGCCATAGGTGGAGTATGTACTCATCCAGATTATGAAAAGAGAGGATATTCATCTAAGATATTGGATAAAGTAGAAGAAAAAATGTTTTATGATGGTGTAGATATTGTAATCATTTCAGGAACAAGAAGTTTATACAGTAGAAGAAATTGCAGTTTGATAAAAAGTTTCTACCAATATACAATAAAACCTGAAGATGTGAAAATACCATATGAAATAGTTGAATTTGATGAAACTAATTTTGAAAAAGATGATGATTTAGATAAAATGATTGAACTGTATAATCAAAATAGTACTAGATTTATAAGAACAAGGGATGAGTTTCAAAAATTATTGCATGCAGCAACTATTGCTTGGGGACCGATTGATTACAAAAAGATATTTATAAAAGAAAATAATGATGTAATAGGATACTTGATAATAAGAACAATAAAAAAAGAGGATTCTATTGTAGGAGAAGTGGCTGAGATAGGGTTAAATTCTGTAAATGTTGAAAATGTATTGAAATATGTTACAAATAAATTTGGATTAGAATATTTAAATTATAAAGTACATGTGAGAAATCTTAAAGACCAGTTGAAATGTAATAGAACAAAATCTTTGGACTACCAACAAGGAACTATGAAAATAATAAACTTTACTAAGCTATGTGATAGTTTAAGAAGTTATTTTAATCAATATGTAGATTCTAAATTATTAAAATACATGGAATTTAAACAAGTTGAAAATAAATATATTATTAAGTACAAAGAGGAAGAACTCGTAATAGAAAGTTTGGATAAGCTTAATAAACTATTTTTTGAGAAAAATGAAGAGCAGTACAATGAATTTAAACATCTAAAAAATATACATGAATTTGCTACAAAGGCATTTCCTGTAGATTTTCCATGGACTGCAAATTTAAATTATCAATAA
- a CDS encoding methyltransferase, which translates to MFSDMTLLQYINSEDRGFFLPDMGTNGLFLINKKAYEVYDSVDLQLELAKTMDKYFESDFIYSFCDGITFCETLGLETLRPDYDFPSVLTHTITDREKLRKLDVPDPYTSGRMPLNIESLSLISKNIKKPLYESIQGPFTLAGQLAGATQLLRCIITDKKFVEELLEFTTELVRRYAVAANKAGAKYISIAEPTSVTLSKDRFDEYIVKNLNKIYDELDCWKGMHICGDTRELLDNMLSCNIDAVSLDQILNYEEIAPMIPRDIVLIGNLDPIKLLGRSNPDKIRRETLKLLKKMRGYDNFLCDFGCNCLNTTPVENLQAAIKAGRISYKELDRIDIDEL; encoded by the coding sequence GTGTTTTCAGATATGACTTTACTTCAATATATAAATAGTGAAGATAGAGGTTTTTTTCTTCCTGATATGGGTACAAATGGACTGTTTTTAATAAATAAAAAGGCATATGAAGTGTATGATAGTGTAGATTTACAATTAGAATTAGCAAAAACTATGGACAAGTATTTTGAATCAGACTTTATATACTCATTCTGTGATGGTATTACATTTTGCGAAACTCTGGGTTTAGAGACATTAAGGCCAGATTATGATTTTCCAAGTGTATTAACACATACTATAACTGACAGGGAAAAACTAAGAAAATTAGACGTTCCAGACCCTTATACAAGTGGACGTATGCCACTCAATATAGAAAGCTTATCACTTATATCAAAAAATATTAAAAAACCACTATATGAGTCGATACAAGGTCCATTTACACTTGCAGGTCAATTAGCTGGAGCTACACAACTTTTAAGATGCATAATAACTGATAAAAAATTTGTAGAAGAACTATTGGAATTTACAACTGAATTGGTAAGAAGATATGCCGTAGCTGCAAATAAAGCAGGAGCAAAATATATTTCAATAGCAGAACCAACATCAGTAACCTTAAGTAAAGATAGATTTGATGAATATATAGTAAAAAATTTAAATAAAATTTACGATGAACTTGATTGTTGGAAAGGTATGCATATATGTGGAGACACCAGAGAATTATTAGATAATATGTTAAGTTGTAATATAGATGCAGTAAGTTTAGACCAAATTTTAAACTATGAAGAAATTGCTCCAATGATTCCTAGAGATATAGTGTTGATTGGTAACTTGGACCCAATAAAACTTCTTGGACGTTCTAACCCAGATAAAATCAGAAGAGAGACACTAAAGCTGTTAAAGAAGATGAGAGGATACGATAATTTCTTATGTGATTTTGGATGTAACTGCTTAAATACCACTCCAGTAGAAAATTTACAAGCAGCTATAAAGGCAGGAAGAATTAGTTATAAAGAATTAGATAGGATTGATATTGATGAATTATAA
- a CDS encoding iron ABC transporter permease, translated as MDNKKILLIVTGMITVIALLILFSTIGSVNLSLREIFDALINENNPMVTTIVYKMRLPRNILSALVGANLAVSGLLLQAVMKNPLADPGITGISTGASVAAIIILLLFPQYTSMLPIVAFIGGLISCVVVYLMAYKNGLRPERIILAGVAVNTILGGVISYLSTMYSERIQSAMLWLNGSLATKTWSDVNMLIWYSIIGLIGAIFLIRSANVLQLGDDAATNLGFNVNKSRFIISLVAIFLAGVSTSIVGVISFVGLIVPHITRMLLGSDHKYTIPFSIILGSIVLLIADTLARTIGGSIEIPVGVIMSIIGGPFFLYLLRKRGSY; from the coding sequence ATGGATAACAAAAAAATTTTATTAATAGTTACAGGTATGATAACTGTAATTGCTTTGCTAATTCTTTTTTCTACTATAGGTAGTGTAAACTTAAGCCTTAGAGAAATATTTGATGCATTGATAAATGAAAATAATCCAATGGTTACTACAATTGTATATAAGATGAGACTACCTAGAAATATATTATCAGCATTGGTTGGAGCAAATTTAGCTGTTTCTGGTCTATTATTACAAGCTGTTATGAAAAACCCATTAGCAGACCCTGGAATAACAGGGATATCAACTGGTGCAAGTGTAGCTGCTATTATAATATTGCTTCTATTTCCACAATACACAAGTATGCTACCAATAGTTGCTTTTATAGGAGGTCTTATATCTTGTGTAGTAGTATATCTAATGGCGTATAAAAATGGTCTTAGACCAGAAAGAATTATACTAGCTGGAGTAGCTGTAAACACTATATTAGGTGGTGTGATATCGTATTTATCAACCATGTATAGTGAAAGAATTCAAAGTGCAATGTTGTGGTTAAATGGGAGTCTGGCAACAAAGACATGGTCTGATGTAAATATGCTGATATGGTATTCCATAATAGGTCTGATAGGAGCAATTTTTCTTATTAGAAGTGCAAATGTGCTACAATTGGGAGATGATGCAGCTACAAATCTAGGTTTTAATGTAAACAAAAGCAGGTTCATAATATCATTAGTGGCAATATTTTTAGCTGGAGTTTCTACTTCTATAGTAGGTGTTATTAGTTTTGTAGGTCTAATCGTACCACATATAACACGTATGTTACTTGGTAGTGACCATAAATATACAATCCCATTTAGTATAATACTAGGAAGCATAGTTTTATTAATTGCAGATACGTTAGCTAGGACAATCGGTGGGTCAATAGAGATTCCAGTGGGCGTTATCATGTCCATAATAGGAGGTCCATTCTTCTTATATTTATTAAGAAAGAGAGGAAGTTATTAA